From Nitrobacter sp. NHB1, a single genomic window includes:
- a CDS encoding lectin: protein MIAADGIIPRICLGLAAGLLLTAAQPAYAQTADMSFFVTSVGIGNGGNLGGLAGADNFCQTLAQAAGAGAKTWHAYLSTQAVDGKPAINARDRIGKGPWRNAKGVVIAKDVAELHGANGINKETALTEKGDVVNGYGDTPNRHDMLTGSQPNGTAFAGTEDRTCGNWTSSIHGAAMLGHSDINGPASNPTAKSWNAAHPSRGPDGGCSQNDLKSTGGAGLFYCFAVN from the coding sequence ATGATTGCAGCTGACGGGATCATTCCGCGAATTTGCCTTGGTCTGGCCGCCGGACTGCTTTTGACGGCGGCTCAACCGGCCTATGCGCAGACGGCCGACATGAGCTTCTTCGTGACCAGCGTCGGGATCGGCAACGGCGGCAATCTCGGCGGACTCGCGGGCGCCGACAATTTCTGTCAGACGCTGGCGCAGGCTGCGGGCGCGGGAGCGAAGACCTGGCACGCCTATCTGTCGACCCAGGCTGTCGACGGCAAGCCGGCCATCAACGCGCGGGATCGGATCGGCAAGGGGCCGTGGCGGAACGCCAAGGGCGTCGTGATCGCGAAAGACGTGGCCGAACTGCATGGCGCCAACGGCATCAACAAGGAGACGGCGCTGACCGAGAAGGGCGACGTCGTCAACGGTTACGGCGATACCCCCAATCGTCACGACATGCTGACGGGCTCGCAGCCCAATGGGACGGCCTTCGCCGGCACCGAAGACCGGACCTGCGGGAACTGGACGAGCAGCATACATGGCGCCGCCATGCTGGGGCACTCCGACATCAACGGCCCCGCCAGCAATCCGACCGCCAAATCCTGGAACGCAGCGCATCCCTCGCGCGGGCCAGACGGCGGCTGTAGCCAGAACGATCTCAAGAGCACCGGCGGCGCTGGGCTGTTTTATTGCTTCGCGGTCAACTGA
- a CDS encoding FKBP-type peptidyl-prolyl cis-trans isomerase encodes MTTASGLQITDTKDGEGPSPQPGQICIMHYTGWLYVNGQKGDKFDSSVDRNEPFEFPIGKRRVIAGWDEGIMTMKVGGKRTLIIPPELGYGPRGAGGVIPPHATLIFEVELLGLRA; translated from the coding sequence ATGACTACAGCATCAGGTTTGCAGATCACGGACACCAAGGATGGGGAGGGCCCGTCCCCGCAGCCCGGCCAGATCTGCATCATGCATTACACCGGCTGGCTCTATGTGAACGGGCAGAAGGGCGACAAGTTCGACAGCTCGGTGGACCGCAACGAGCCTTTCGAATTTCCGATCGGCAAGCGTCGGGTCATTGCAGGCTGGGACGAAGGCATTATGACCATGAAGGTCGGCGGCAAGCGCACGCTCATCATCCCGCCGGAGCTTGGCTACGGCCCGCGCGGCGCCGGCGGCGTCATTCCACCCCATGCGACGCTGATCTTTGAGGTTGAACTGCTCGGCCTGAGGGCCTGA
- a CDS encoding DUF1491 family protein, which yields MRLKSSIWVAAYLRRCQTEGIFGAVRRRGAEEAGAVFIKLALLDGNAMLYAPAPQAVYDDSRPVERVFAPSSSEPVAEQAVEERLVKEVRFDPDAWIVEIEDRAGRHFLDLAPT from the coding sequence ATGCGTTTGAAATCGAGTATATGGGTTGCGGCATATCTGCGCCGCTGTCAGACCGAGGGCATATTCGGCGCGGTGCGCCGGCGTGGTGCCGAGGAGGCCGGCGCCGTGTTCATCAAGCTGGCGCTTCTTGACGGCAACGCGATGCTGTACGCCCCGGCGCCGCAAGCCGTATACGATGACAGCCGGCCGGTTGAACGGGTTTTTGCTCCGTCATCAAGCGAGCCCGTTGCCGAGCAGGCGGTCGAAGAGCGCCTTGTGAAGGAAGTGCGGTTCGATCCAGACGCCTGGATCGTTGAAATCGAAGACAGGGCAGGGCGGCACTTCCTCGACTTAGCGCCGACATGA
- a CDS encoding PilZ domain-containing protein, with protein MALAQKISSLPVERRRFQRVKVHLLGRYMLPDRREFPCQIINMSPGGLAMLAPGIGNVGDRIVAYLDHIGRVEGKITRIVDSGFAMSVSATPRKRDKLAAQLTWLANRDILNLPEDRRHDRIVPRSPIATLTLEDGTRITCRIVDLSMSGAAISAETRPPLQSRVALGKVLARVVRNLEDGFALEFVHEQHPDTLEDNVTAR; from the coding sequence ATGGCGTTGGCGCAGAAAATCTCAAGCCTTCCGGTTGAGCGCCGGCGATTTCAGCGGGTCAAGGTGCACCTGCTGGGCCGTTATATGCTGCCGGACCGGCGCGAGTTTCCTTGCCAGATCATCAATATGTCCCCGGGCGGGCTGGCGATGCTTGCGCCCGGCATCGGCAACGTCGGTGACCGGATCGTCGCCTATCTCGACCACATCGGCCGGGTCGAAGGCAAGATCACCCGGATTGTGGATAGCGGGTTCGCCATGAGCGTCAGCGCAACACCCCGCAAGCGCGACAAGCTCGCAGCGCAACTCACCTGGCTTGCCAACCGCGATATCCTCAACCTTCCCGAAGACCGCCGCCACGACCGCATCGTGCCACGCAGCCCGATCGCGACCCTTACGCTCGAGGACGGCACCAGGATCACATGCCGGATCGTCGATCTGTCGATGTCGGGCGCCGCCATCTCGGCCGAAACAAGGCCGCCGCTACAGTCCCGGGTCGCGCTCGGCAAGGTGCTCGCCCGCGTGGTCCGAAACCTGGAAGACGGCTTCGCGCTCGAGTTCGTTCACGAGCAGCATCCCGACACTCTCGAAGATAACGTCACCGCCCGGTAA
- a CDS encoding cytochrome b, with protein MLRNSTTTWGALSRAFHGILGIAVIAMLAYGYWFNHFVPKADKLFHRSIHADIGYVILLLMVLRLIWRGLNPVPAPPDGSRVWERALAHVNHWALYAITIVVALLGWAHSGAHKPDYADWFGLFRVPQFTSENRDNARFFEHWHIWLAYVLIGLVVLHFLAALYHRFIKRDRVVARMVTGE; from the coding sequence ATGCTTCGGAACTCAACCACTACCTGGGGCGCCCTGTCCCGCGCCTTTCACGGGATCCTTGGTATCGCGGTCATCGCCATGCTGGCCTATGGTTACTGGTTCAACCACTTCGTGCCGAAGGCGGACAAGCTCTTCCATCGCTCGATCCATGCCGACATCGGCTATGTCATCCTTCTGCTGATGGTCCTTCGCCTGATCTGGCGCGGCCTCAATCCGGTCCCGGCGCCGCCCGACGGCTCACGGGTGTGGGAGCGAGCGCTGGCGCACGTCAATCACTGGGCGCTCTATGCGATCACGATCGTCGTGGCGCTGCTCGGCTGGGCGCATTCCGGGGCGCATAAACCGGATTATGCCGACTGGTTCGGGCTGTTCCGGGTGCCGCAGTTCACCTCGGAAAATCGCGACAATGCCCGCTTCTTCGAGCACTGGCACATCTGGCTCGCCTACGTGCTGATCGGACTGGTTGTCCTGCATTTCCTCGCGGCGCTCTACCATCGCTTCATCAAGCGCGACCGCGTGGTGGCGCGGATGGTGACGGGCGAGTGA
- the purB gene encoding adenylosuccinate lyase — protein MIPRYTRPEMASIWEPQTRFKIWFEIEAHAADAQAELGVIPKEAAETIWAKAKDATFDVARIDAIERETKHDVIAFLTHLAEIVGPQARFVHQGMTSSDVLDTCLNVQLTRAADILIADIDKLLGALKTRAFEHKMTPTIGRSHGIHAEPVTFGLKLAYAYAEFTRAKERLIAARKEVATCAISGAVGTFAQIDPRVEEHVARAMGLTPEPVSTQVIPRDRHAMFFATLGVIASSMERLATEIRHLQRSEVLEAEEFFSEGQKGSSAMPHKRNPVLTENITGLARMVRAFVTPALENVVLWHERDISHSSAERMIGPDATVTLDFALNRLAGVIDKLLVYPATMQKNLDRLGGLVHSQRVLIALTQKGASREDAYRLVQRNAMPVWRGEGDFQTLLKNDADVKAYMSDAEIAEQFDLNYHFKHVETIFRRVFGES, from the coding sequence ATGATCCCCCGTTACACCCGCCCGGAAATGGCTTCGATCTGGGAGCCGCAGACCCGTTTCAAGATCTGGTTCGAGATCGAGGCCCACGCGGCGGACGCCCAGGCCGAACTGGGCGTGATTCCGAAAGAAGCGGCCGAAACCATCTGGGCCAAGGCGAAAGACGCGACGTTCGACGTGGCGCGCATCGACGCCATCGAGCGCGAGACGAAACACGACGTCATCGCCTTCCTCACCCATCTTGCCGAAATCGTCGGTCCCCAGGCGCGCTTCGTGCATCAGGGCATGACCTCCTCCGACGTGCTCGACACCTGCCTCAACGTCCAGCTCACCCGCGCCGCCGATATCCTGATCGCCGACATCGACAAGCTGCTCGGGGCGCTGAAGACGCGCGCGTTCGAACACAAGATGACGCCGACCATCGGCCGCTCGCACGGCATCCACGCCGAGCCGGTGACCTTCGGGCTCAAGCTCGCTTACGCCTATGCGGAGTTCACGCGTGCCAAGGAACGCCTGATCGCCGCCCGCAAGGAGGTCGCGACCTGCGCGATCTCGGGCGCGGTCGGCACCTTCGCGCAGATCGATCCGCGCGTGGAGGAGCACGTCGCCAGGGCGATGGGATTGACCCCCGAGCCGGTCTCGACGCAGGTAATCCCGCGCGACCGCCACGCGATGTTCTTCGCGACGCTGGGCGTTATCGCGTCGTCGATGGAGCGTCTTGCCACCGAGATCCGCCACCTGCAACGCAGCGAGGTGCTGGAGGCCGAGGAATTCTTCTCCGAGGGTCAGAAGGGTTCGTCGGCGATGCCGCACAAGCGCAATCCGGTGCTGACCGAGAACATCACCGGGCTTGCCCGCATGGTGCGCGCCTTTGTGACGCCGGCGCTGGAGAACGTGGTGCTGTGGCACGAGCGCGACATCTCGCACTCCTCGGCCGAGCGCATGATCGGTCCCGATGCCACGGTGACGCTCGACTTCGCGCTCAATCGCCTCGCGGGCGTGATCGACAAGTTGCTGGTCTATCCCGCCACCATGCAGAAGAACCTCGATCGCCTCGGCGGGCTCGTGCATTCGCAGCGCGTCCTGATCGCGCTGACGCAGAAAGGCGCGAGCCGCGAGGACGCCTACAGGCTGGTGCAGCGCAACGCCATGCCGGTGTGGCGCGGCGAAGGCGACTTCCAGACGCTGCTGAAGAACGACGCCGATGTGAAGGCATACATGTCGGATGCCGAGATCGCCGAGCAGTTCGACCTCAACTATCACTTCAAACACGTCGAGACGATCTTCAGGCGTGTGTTCGGGGAGAGCTGA
- a CDS encoding transglutaminase-like cysteine peptidase yields the protein MVNRGQGVGLAVVAAVLWGLATPVGAAEARQLYASLGGTTRAPIGWVEFCGDNPKECHNGATQPRDIVLTPDAWRDLLKVNRWVNETIKPMTDQEHWGVVEKWSLPTDGYGDCEDYVLLKRKMLIDAGWPREALLITVVRDKQGDGHAVLTVKTDKGEFILDNQNEDVVAWTKTGYRFMKRQSQSDPDVWVALDDNHPAVATASSR from the coding sequence ATGGTCAACAGGGGACAGGGAGTGGGACTGGCGGTCGTTGCCGCCGTCCTATGGGGGCTAGCGACGCCGGTGGGCGCTGCAGAAGCACGGCAGCTTTATGCAAGTCTCGGCGGCACCACGCGGGCGCCGATCGGCTGGGTCGAATTCTGCGGCGACAATCCGAAGGAATGCCACAACGGCGCAACGCAGCCGCGGGATATCGTTTTGACGCCTGACGCCTGGCGCGATCTTTTGAAGGTCAACCGCTGGGTCAACGAAACCATCAAGCCGATGACGGACCAGGAACACTGGGGCGTCGTCGAAAAGTGGTCGCTGCCGACCGACGGCTACGGCGATTGCGAGGACTACGTCCTGTTGAAACGCAAGATGCTGATCGACGCGGGCTGGCCGCGCGAGGCGTTGCTGATCACGGTGGTTCGCGACAAGCAGGGCGACGGTCATGCCGTCCTGACCGTCAAAACCGACAAGGGCGAATTCATTCTCGACAACCAGAACGAGGACGTCGTGGCCTGGACCAAGACCGGCTACCGCTTCATGAAACGGCAATCGCAAAGCGACCCTGATGTCTGGGTTGCGCTCGACGACAACCATCCGGCGGTCGCAACGGCCAGCTCACGATAA
- a CDS encoding Tim44 domain-containing protein, with the protein MKLIQRASGVMKAFAIVLSVALPLMFAVSAADARIGGGRSYGSRGSRTFSAPPVTSTAPNAARPLDRTMAQPGRPGAGAAATGGFNRRPGMGMLGGLAAGFLGAGLLGMLFGGGLFGGLGGLSSMIGLLLQIGLIYLVVRFAMSWWRRRNAPAYAGPGSGPAPGPAAQANPRSGLGFASASNAPPLEITPSDYEAFERLLGEIQTAWSNEDVNTLHTLATPEMVSYFTEDLRANDARGVVNKVSDVKLLQGDLAEAWRERTTDYATVALRYSLIDKTIERASGRVVEGSDKPQEVTDVWTFARLGGGKWELSAIQQT; encoded by the coding sequence ATGAAATTAATACAGCGGGCGTCCGGCGTGATGAAGGCCTTCGCCATCGTCCTGTCGGTGGCGCTCCCCTTGATGTTTGCCGTCTCCGCGGCGGACGCTCGCATCGGTGGAGGCAGGAGTTACGGATCGCGCGGTTCGCGGACCTTCTCCGCGCCGCCGGTCACCAGTACCGCGCCGAACGCGGCGCGTCCGCTCGACCGAACCATGGCCCAGCCCGGCCGCCCGGGCGCCGGCGCTGCCGCGACGGGTGGCTTCAACCGGCGGCCCGGCATGGGCATGCTCGGCGGCCTTGCCGCCGGCTTCCTTGGCGCCGGGCTGCTCGGCATGCTGTTCGGCGGCGGCCTGTTCGGCGGCCTCGGCGGTCTGTCGTCCATGATCGGGCTGTTGCTTCAGATCGGCCTGATCTATCTCGTCGTCCGCTTTGCGATGTCGTGGTGGCGGCGGCGCAATGCGCCCGCCTATGCCGGACCTGGATCTGGGCCTGCGCCGGGTCCCGCTGCTCAGGCGAACCCCCGCAGCGGTCTCGGTTTCGCTTCGGCGTCGAACGCACCTCCGCTGGAAATCACCCCGTCCGACTATGAAGCCTTCGAGCGTCTGCTCGGAGAAATTCAGACTGCGTGGTCGAATGAGGACGTCAACACGCTGCACACGCTGGCGACGCCGGAAATGGTGTCGTACTTCACCGAGGATCTCCGGGCCAACGACGCCCGCGGCGTCGTCAACAAGGTGTCCGACGTCAAGCTCCTGCAGGGCGATCTCGCGGAAGCCTGGCGCGAGCGCACTACGGATTATGCCACGGTGGCGCTGCGCTATTCGTTGATCGACAAGACCATCGAGCGCGCAAGCGGTCGCGTGGTCGAAGGCAGCGACAAGCCGCAAGAGGTGACCGACGTCTGGACCTTTGCGCGCCTCGGCGGCGGAAAATGGGAACTGTCCGCGATCCAGCAGACCTGA
- a CDS encoding GFA family protein — MPDVKTCTGGCHCGQVRFECTTDLAMVTACNCSICTKKGLHFTFLPPQSFQLRAGENNLREYLFNKHAIRHQLCIDCGVEVFARGKKPDGTEVVALNVSCIDGVELSKLTLTPVDGRNF, encoded by the coding sequence ATGCCCGACGTGAAAACATGCACCGGCGGCTGTCATTGCGGTCAGGTGCGCTTCGAGTGCACAACGGACCTTGCCATGGTGACGGCATGCAACTGCTCGATCTGCACCAAGAAGGGATTGCACTTCACGTTTCTGCCGCCGCAAAGTTTTCAGCTCCGGGCCGGCGAAAACAACCTCAGGGAATACCTGTTCAACAAGCACGCGATCCGGCACCAGCTCTGCATCGACTGCGGTGTCGAGGTGTTCGCACGCGGCAAGAAGCCGGACGGGACCGAAGTGGTGGCGCTCAATGTGAGCTGCATCGACGGCGTCGAGCTGTCCAAGCTCACATTGACGCCGGTCGACGGCCGGAATTTCTAA